A genomic window from Triticum urartu cultivar G1812 chromosome 7, Tu2.1, whole genome shotgun sequence includes:
- the LOC125523994 gene encoding uncharacterized protein LOC125523994 — translation MTRRSRERRAAAGDGDPAGPPHYAPDEERRLAEEVLYLHSLWRSGPPAPAGPPARPAGGSRATRASAGGSRPARARPNQRKRRRTERPAADSEEPGADWPLAPSPPASPSPASWPDAAPSSPAPRPQPQQQPSPASLAQRDALRAAEEFFSARGADGDDESEGSESEDGGDAAAEFFLGLFERDAGLRGYYERSHEEGEFRCMGCVGRKRKGRGQARRFRDCVSLVHHARDATRCGRPLAHRALAAAVCRVLGWDVKRLPSIVIDPCGTLGQALLAREGASAAASTAQEAKENVDSVHNDGVDAVKEDVGSEKKGSLNDDRKEDVDSRMNEAALSDGDGAKDGVDTGKIGPPSNNNDGEVHEQGSGAGTAEKEGAIGTKQEHPKSADDMRGTCNVRLENNSSKEEAATENKEEHTDGVVDSRDDIGNLGNNLMDSSKS, via the exons ATGACGCGCCGAAGCCGGGAACGCCGCGCGGCCGCCGGCGACGGAGACCCCGCCGGCCCCCCGCATTACGCCCCCGACGAGGAGCGCCGCCTCGCCGAGGAGGTGCTCTACCTCCACTCCCTCTGGCGCAGCGGCCCGCCCGCCCCCGCCGGTCCTCCCGCGCGACCCGCCGGGGGCTCCCGCGCCACCCGCGCCAGCGCCGGAGGCTCCCGCCCCGCCCGCGCCCGCCCCAACCAGCGGAAGCGCCGCAGGACCGAGCGCCCCGCCGCGGATTCCGAGGAGCCCGGCGCCGACTGGCCCCTCGCGCCCTCCCCGCCCGCCTCCCCATCCCCCGCCTCCTGGCCCGacgccgccccctcctccccaGCGCCCAGGCCGCAGCCGCAGCAGCAGCCTTCCCCCGCCTCGCTCGCGCAGCGGGACGCGCTCCGCGCCGCCGAGGAGTTCTTCTCCGCGCGCGGCGCCGATGGCGACGACGAGTCAGAGGGGTCCGAGTCGGAGGACGGCGGCGACGCGGCGGCCGAGTTCTTCCTGGGGCTGTTCGAGCGGGACGCCGGGCTGCGGGGGTACTACGAGCGGAGCCACGAGGAGGGGGAGTTCCGGTGCATGGGGTGCGTGGGGAGGAAGAGGAAGGGCAGGGGCCAGGCCAGGAGGTTCCGGGACTGCGTCAGCCTCGTGCACCACGCGCGCGACGCCACGCGCTGCGGCAGGCCGCTTGCGCACCGcgcgctcgccgccgccgtctgCCGTGTGCTCGGCTGGGACGTCAAGCGGCTGCCCAGCATCGTCATCGACCCCTGCGGCACGCTCGGCCAGGCGCTGCTCGCCAGGGAGGGGGCGAGTGCCGCCGCTTCCACCGCCCAGGAGGCAAAG GAGAATGTTGATAGTGTGCACAATGATGGCGTGGATGCAGTGAAG GAGGATGTTGGTTCGGAGAAGAAGGGCTCCTTGAATGATGACAGGAAG GAGGATGTTGATAGTAGAATGAATGAGGCCGCATTAAGTGATGGGGATGGAGCAAAG GACGGTGTTGATACAGGGAAGATTGGCCCTCCAAGTAATAACAATGATGGAGAGGTTCATGAGCAAGGGAGTGGTGCAGGAACTGCTGAAAAG GAAGGTGCTATTGGCACTAAACAGGAGCATCCTAAGAGTGCAGATGATATGAGGGGCACTTGTAATGTCAGACTAGAAAACAATTCATCAAAG GAAGAAGCTGCTACAGAGAATAAGGAGGAGCATACTGACGGTGTTGTTGACTCTCGAGATGATATTGGTAACTTGGGAAACAATTTAATGGACTCATCAAAG AGTTGA